In bacterium, one DNA window encodes the following:
- the clpP gene encoding ATP-dependent Clp endopeptidase proteolytic subunit ClpP, whose translation MKEGGRMLIPMVIETTNRGERAYDIYSRLLKDRVIMVGSPIDDQVANLIIAQMLFLESEDPDADIFFYVNSPGGSVTAGLAIYDTMQFIRPDVSTICMGQAFSMGSFLLAAGAKGKRFALPHSRIMIHQPIGGARGQASDIDIHAREILKLAEELARIMAKHTGQSVKKIKADSDRDFFMSAEEGVGYGIVDQVLTHRPADEPVESDGKPSK comes from the coding sequence ATGAAGGAAGGCGGCAGGATGCTCATTCCGATGGTCATCGAGACCACGAACCGCGGCGAGCGGGCGTACGACATTTATTCGCGCCTGCTCAAGGACCGCGTCATCATGGTCGGATCACCGATCGACGACCAGGTCGCGAACCTCATCATCGCGCAAATGCTTTTCCTCGAAAGCGAGGATCCGGACGCGGACATCTTCTTCTACGTCAACTCGCCCGGCGGCTCGGTGACGGCCGGCCTTGCGATTTACGACACGATGCAATTCATCCGCCCCGATGTTTCGACAATCTGCATGGGGCAGGCGTTCTCAATGGGTTCGTTCCTTCTGGCCGCGGGCGCCAAGGGCAAGCGATTCGCGTTGCCGCACTCGCGCATCATGATCCATCAGCCGATCGGCGGGGCGCGCGGACAAGCGTCGGACATCGACATCCACGCGCGCGAAATCCTGAAACTCGCCGAGGAGCTGGCGCGTATCATGGCCAAGCACACCGGGCAGAGCGTCAAGAAGATCAAGGCCGACTCCGACCGCGATTTTTTCATGAGCGCGGAGGAGGGCGTCGGCTATGGCATCGTCGATCAGGTCCTGACGCACCGGCCCGCCGACGAGCCGGTGGAGAGCGACGGCAAGCCGTCGAAG